The DNA segment AGGCGGCGGACCCATTTGGGATCATTCTAGAGTGTCTGGTTCTGTAACGAAACCGGAACGGCGCCGCAACGCAACAGGCGGCGTATGAAGTTACAGATTCTGAAAATCGTCATTTTCCTGTCGGGCTTCGGCGCCGATCGTCGCAAGCGAGCATCGTCCGAGGGCCGAGCGCCGCACGGCCGAGCCGGCCTTCAGTCCTTCGCGGCCTTCGCCCGCTCGATCGCCTCGGAGATCAGCTTGCGGGCGGTGGCGGCGTCGCCCCAGCCCTTGAGCTTGACCCATTTGCCGGGCTCGAGGTCCTTGTAGTGCTCGAAGAAGTGCTGGATCTGGTCGAGCGTGATCTTCGGCAGGTCGGTGTAGTTGTGCACGTTCTCGTAGCGCTTGGTCAGCTTCGGCACCGGCACGGCGATGATCTTCTCGTCGCCGCCGGCCTCGTCCTCCATCAGCATCACGCCGATCGGCCTGACCGCGATGTAGGAGCCCGGCACCAGCGGGCGCGTATTCGCCACCAGCACGTCGCAGGGGTCGCCGTCCTCGGAAAGGGTGTGCGGGATGAAGCCGTAATTCCCCGGATAGCGCATCGGCGTATAGAGGAAGCGGTCGACGAAGAGCGTGCCGGCCGCCTTGTCCATCTCGTACTTGATCGGCTCGCCGCCGATCGCCACCTCGATCAGGACATTCACTTCTTCGGGCGGGTTCTTGCCGATGGAGATGGCGTCGATGCGCATGGCGGGACCTGTCGCTGGAGCTTGTCCTTGCGCCTTATGCAAGCACGCGGCTGAAAGGCCAACCCCTTCCATCGTCTGGCCGCCGGGCTGCGCGCATCGGATCGTCCCGAAAAGTGGTTTCCACTTTCCGGTCCGATGCTGTATCGGGCGGCCCATGAACCGTCCTAAGACCCGGCCGTGCTGAGCCGCCTGCGCCCCGACGAGGAGCGCTATGCCCGCCGCATGGCCCGCATCGCCCGCTGGGACCGGCCGATCGAGGGCCGCGGCCAGCGCCTGCGCGCCTGGGCGAACATGCTCCTCGTCGATCACGGCATCTTCCGGCTCGCCTATCTCAACGCGCACCGCGTCACGCCGGGGCTGTGGCGCTCGGCCCAGCCTTCGCCCGGCCAGATCGCGGCCTTCGCGCGCAAGGGGGTCAAGACCATCGTCAACCTGCGCGGCGGGCGCGAGCACGGCTCCTGGCCCCTGCAGAAGGAAGCCTGCGAACGCCACGGCATCCGCCTCGTCGATTTCGTGTTGCGCTCGCGCGGGGCGCCGGAGCGCGAGAGCATCCTCGGCGCCGGCGCCTTCTTCGACAGCCTCGCGGAACCCGTGCTGGCGCACTGCAAATCCGGCGCCGACCGGGCCGGCTTCTTCTCGGCGCTCTATCTCATCATCCATGAAAAGCGCCCGCTCGACGAGGCGATGCGCCAGCTCTCGCTGCGCTACGGCCATTTCCGCTTCGCCAAGACCGGCATCCTCGACGCCTTCTTCGAAGCCTATCGCCGCGAAGGCGAGGCGAAAGGCATGGCCTTCCTGGACTGGGTCGCGACAACTTACGACCCTGAACGGCTGGAGCGGGAGTTCAAGCCCGGATTGCTGTCCTCGCTCATCGCCGACCGGCTGATCCGCCGGGAATAGATCATCGCTGGGGCATCGGATTTTTCCGAAAAGTGGATGCCGCTTTTCGCATCCGATGCTCTAACGCTCAGCCGGCCGGCACCGGCGCGGCGAGGCCATCCGGCGCCGCCTCGGCCCGATCGTCGAGGTGAAGCCAGACGAACAGGGCATGCGCCAGCGCCCGCAGGATCGAGATCGCGCCGATCGCCTGCAGCAGGGCCGGCGAGAGCTCGCCGAACCACGCCATCGCCGCCACGATCGCCGCAAGCGCCGCCGCATTGACCGAGACCTGCCAGAAGGGCCGGCGCGAAAGCGTCGCCACTTCCTGCAACGGCGCGAGCACGGCGATGCCGATGTAGAACGCCGCCATCAGCGCGACGACCTCGCCCAGATCCTGCCATTTGGTGCCGATCAGCCAATGGTCGGCCAGGGTGGAAGCGCAGGCGATCAGGCTGAACAGCACGGTCGCGGCGGCGATCAGGCCAAGCGCGACGACCCGCCCCCAGAAGCGCCGGTGCCGGCCGGCATGGGCGCGCAGGCCGTTCAGCACGAGCGGGGTCGAGACCGTGCCGAACATCTGCGTCGGCATGTCGAGCAGGCGCATCGACAGGGCGACCTGCGCCGCCAGCACCGTGTTGCTGGCATAGGGCAGGGCAAGCAGCGGCGCCGCGGCGAAGCCATAGGCCAGCAGGGCCGAGGGCAGCAGGGCAGATGGCGCGTCGCGCCAGCGCGACGCCGCCCGCACGAGGCTATGCCACGACCAGAGCGCCGGCTCGACCAGCCCGGCGACGCCGCCCCAGCGGCGCCGCAGGAGATAGGTCGCCGCGAGCACATGGCCGAGCGCATCCGCGACGAAGAGCGCCAGCGCCTTCGGCCCGAAAAGCCAGATCAGGAGGAGCATGATCCCCGGCTGGACCACCGCCTGCACGACATTGCTGTTGCCGATGGCACGGAAATCCCCCTCCGCCGTCGCCTCCGACCAGATCAGGCGCAGCACCGAGCGCGCCGTGAGCGACACCAGGAAGAAGAAGGCGACCGCCGGCGCGATCCAGCCGCCGAGCACCAGCCCGGCGAGGACGAGGGCGGTGACGGCGAGGAAGGCGGCCCCGACCGCGGCGGCGAGCCTGAAGGCGAGGCCGAGCCGAGCACGGTCGCTGTTGCGGAAGAACACCGCCTCGAACCGCAGGAGCGCGGCGACCGAGACGAGGTTCGCAGCGGCGGCGAAGACCGCGAAGGCGGCGAAGACGAATGGCGGGCACAGCGCGGCCGCAATGATCAGCCCCCAGACCGAGATCAGCCGGGCCTGGACGAAGCGCAGGCCGAGCAGCATCGCGAAGCCGAGGCCTGAGCGCAGGGCAGGCGTCCGTTCCTCCACGAAGCGGCGCCCGGCCGCGACCGACAGCGTCGGCCGGCCATGCGGCAGGAGAACCCGTTCCAGGGTGACATGCGCAGCCATATCGAGCCCCATCGTCGAACCGTCAAAGGGCCTCTCGCCGGCTGGGGCGGCCCCGTCATCCGAGAGAACCCGGTCACGCGGCACGATCATGATCGGCGGGCCTTCTGCAGCGAAGGCTGCGCCGACATGGTTAACGATCGGTGAATTGCACTCCTGGCCCGGCTTCATGGGCCACAATCCATGAAACGAGCGTGTCGTTTTGAAGGCTCAGGCGAAGCGTGCCTTCAGCGCCTCGAACCGCGCCAGCTGCTCCGGCAGCAGCGCGCGCTGGGCATCGCGCCGCACGAAGACCTTGAACATCACCTCGCCGACGCCGTTGAAGAACTGCACCGAGCAGGCGCGCCGGCCCTGCGCCGTGGCGCGATCGACCAGATAGATCGCCCGGCAGTTCTCAGCCTTGATGTGGCCGCCGATCGGGCTGTCGCCATGGATGTTGTAGTAGCCGTGGCCGAAGCTGCCGACCGGCAGGGAGCCCTCGCATTCCAGCACGATGTCGGGCGTGTGCATCAGGAAGAGCACCGTGCCCCAGGTCGAAAGCTCCTTCCAGACCTCCTCGAAGCGCTCGGGCTCCACCGGGAGCCGCTGCCCGGCCGGCAGCAGCTCGAGCGCCACGCGCGTCGAGACCCCGGCTTCGCGCGCGACGGCCTCGATCAGGCCATCGGGCTTGGCGGCAAGCAGGGCGCGCGCATGCTCGATCGGATCGCGGGTGGCGATATCGGCGTTCGTCATCGGCGCTGCCTCACTCGGCCACCTGGAGGGGCAGATGCGGGTTGGTCTCGCTCAGCACGGTCTCGAAACCCTCGAACTCCGGATGGCCGAGATAGATCGGCTTCGGGCGCGGCTGACCGGCGCCGCGATGCGAGGCGCGGAACTGCTCCGACTTCGTCCAGGCGACGAAATTCTCCTTCGTGGCCCATGAGGTATGGGAGGAATAGAGCGTGTGGTCCTCCTTCTCCGGCCCCTTCAGCAGGTGGAAGGAGATGAAACCCGCCATCTCGTCGAGACGGGTCTTGCGCGAGGACCAGATCTCCTCGAAGGCAGCCTCCTCGCCCTTGACGACCTTGAAGCGATTCATGGCGATGAACATCGGCAAACCCTGCATCTGAAGAGCCGTGGAACGGCGGAGCCGGCGGCGCGAAGGCGCCGCCCTTGACCCCTTGTAGTAAAGCCTAATATCACCGTCAACAACGCCGCAAGGATGTTCTTGTTTTAAATAATTAAAAACAAGAACTACTTGAAATGGAACGACTTGAAACTGAACACGACTTTTTTCGGGGCCTGACGCCGTGCGAAACCCGCCGGCTCGAGCCCGATCTGGAGTAATGACATGTCCGGCCCGCGCATCCGCCAAGCGCATTCCAC comes from the Bosea sp. (in: a-proteobacteria) genome and includes:
- the ppa gene encoding inorganic diphosphatase; the encoded protein is MRIDAISIGKNPPEEVNVLIEVAIGGEPIKYEMDKAAGTLFVDRFLYTPMRYPGNYGFIPHTLSEDGDPCDVLVANTRPLVPGSYIAVRPIGVMLMEDEAGGDEKIIAVPVPKLTKRYENVHNYTDLPKITLDQIQHFFEHYKDLEPGKWVKLKGWGDAATARKLISEAIERAKAAKD
- a CDS encoding sulfur transferase domain-containing protein, with the protein product MLSRLRPDEERYARRMARIARWDRPIEGRGQRLRAWANMLLVDHGIFRLAYLNAHRVTPGLWRSAQPSPGQIAAFARKGVKTIVNLRGGREHGSWPLQKEACERHGIRLVDFVLRSRGAPERESILGAGAFFDSLAEPVLAHCKSGADRAGFFSALYLIIHEKRPLDEAMRQLSLRYGHFRFAKTGILDAFFEAYRREGEAKGMAFLDWVATTYDPERLEREFKPGLLSSLIADRLIRRE
- the hutX gene encoding heme utilization cystosolic carrier protein HutX, whose protein sequence is MTNADIATRDPIEHARALLAAKPDGLIEAVAREAGVSTRVALELLPAGQRLPVEPERFEEVWKELSTWGTVLFLMHTPDIVLECEGSLPVGSFGHGYYNIHGDSPIGGHIKAENCRAIYLVDRATAQGRRACSVQFFNGVGEVMFKVFVRRDAQRALLPEQLARFEALKARFA
- a CDS encoding antibiotic biosynthesis monooxygenase — translated: MFIAMNRFKVVKGEEAAFEEIWSSRKTRLDEMAGFISFHLLKGPEKEDHTLYSSHTSWATKENFVAWTKSEQFRASHRGAGQPRPKPIYLGHPEFEGFETVLSETNPHLPLQVAE